In Arcobacter ellisii, a genomic segment contains:
- the rraA gene encoding ribonuclease E activity regulator RraA, protein MNIQTADLCDDNRDKNIQVLSSKFKNYGGLKKFSGEIVTVKLDKSNWRLLEMLRDEDGEGKIVVVDNSQEFFGVVGDKLMTFAKNNNWKAIILNGYVRDTDETKKIDVGLFAIGTCPLRNFEKTDSYRDIELNFEGVTFNSGDYIYADNDGIIVTKNRLI, encoded by the coding sequence ATGAATATACAAACAGCAGATTTATGCGATGATAACAGAGATAAAAACATACAAGTATTATCTTCAAAATTTAAAAATTATGGTGGATTAAAAAAATTTAGTGGAGAAATAGTTACTGTAAAACTAGATAAAAGTAATTGGAGATTACTTGAAATGTTAAGAGATGAAGATGGAGAAGGGAAAATTGTAGTTGTTGACAATTCTCAAGAATTTTTTGGAGTTGTTGGAGACAAATTAATGACTTTTGCAAAAAACAATAACTGGAAAGCAATTATTTTAAATGGTTATGTAAGAGATACTGATGAAACTAAAAAAATTGATGTTGGATTATTTGCAATTGGAACTTGTCCTTTAAGAAATTTCGAGAAAACAGACTCTTATAGAGATATAGAACTAAATTTTGAAGGAGTTACTTTTAATAGCGGTGATTATATTTATGCTGATAATGATGGAATAATTGTTACAAAAAACAGACTGATTTAA
- a CDS encoding BCCT family transporter: MKNNFKTTILKPVFIPSVIFIIALVSFAILSPQIANEVFTNVRNFVADKFGWLYMLGVGIFTLFALFLAVSPFGKFRLGPDQSKPTYSNLSWFAMLFSAGMGIGLMFWSVAEPVMHYVSPPVGTAQSIDSAKMAMNILFFHWGLHAWAIYAIVGLVLAYFSFRHGLPLSIRSALYPLIGDKIYGKIGHSVDTIAVLGTVFGVATSLGFGVLQINSGLNYLFEIPVGITTQIILIALITAIATISVVLGLDGGIKRLSELNLYLAGFLLLFIFLAGPTFFLLNTLIQNIGSYLSNIVFMTFNQYSYDTTSSWMSSWTLFYWAWWIAWAPFVGMFIARVSRGRTIREFVIGVLFVPVGFTFIWMTVFGNSALYSIMNEGFTLLSTAVSADVSTALFKFLQHFPFSSFVSIIAIVLVVTFFVTSSDSGSLVVDTIASGGRVNNPVWQRIFWAVSQGVVAIALLLAGGLQALQSASIIMALPFVFVMLIACWGMYKALSLESIRNESLQHHMNAGRHGKISGTWQARLSRIIEFPKVEETKRFINEDVISAMNLVKDELSKYSWNVEVSNDKLNAISIIRVEHSDDFDFIYEVRAKNYDTPSYAYPESVNPTKAQKKYARAEVFLQDGNKAYDIYGYDEDVIATDIIDQFEKHRHFLNNTSSLNPVVPIN, from the coding sequence ATGAAAAATAATTTTAAAACAACAATTTTAAAACCAGTATTTATCCCCTCTGTTATTTTTATAATAGCATTGGTGAGTTTTGCTATTTTGTCACCTCAAATTGCAAATGAAGTTTTTACAAATGTTAGAAATTTTGTTGCAGATAAATTTGGTTGGCTTTATATGTTAGGTGTAGGTATTTTTACTTTATTTGCACTTTTTTTAGCTGTTTCTCCCTTTGGAAAATTTAGATTAGGACCAGACCAGTCAAAACCTACTTATAGTAATCTTTCATGGTTTGCTATGCTTTTTTCAGCAGGAATGGGAATAGGGCTTATGTTTTGGAGTGTAGCAGAACCAGTTATGCACTATGTTTCTCCTCCTGTTGGAACAGCTCAAAGTATTGATTCTGCAAAAATGGCAATGAATATTTTGTTTTTTCACTGGGGATTACACGCATGGGCTATTTATGCAATAGTGGGCTTAGTTTTAGCATATTTTTCTTTTAGACATGGATTACCTTTATCTATTAGGTCAGCGTTATATCCTTTAATTGGAGATAAAATTTATGGAAAAATAGGGCATAGTGTTGACACAATAGCAGTTTTAGGAACGGTTTTTGGAGTTGCTACATCTTTAGGATTTGGGGTATTACAAATAAACTCAGGATTAAACTATCTTTTTGAAATACCTGTTGGAATTACAACTCAAATTATTTTAATTGCATTAATTACGGCAATTGCAACTATTTCAGTTGTTTTAGGTTTAGATGGAGGTATTAAAAGATTATCTGAATTAAATCTTTATTTAGCAGGTTTTTTACTTTTATTTATATTTTTAGCTGGACCTACATTTTTTTTACTAAATACTTTAATACAAAATATTGGTTCATATCTATCAAATATTGTATTTATGACTTTTAATCAATACTCTTATGATACAACTTCTTCTTGGATGAGTTCTTGGACTCTATTTTATTGGGCTTGGTGGATAGCTTGGGCTCCCTTTGTTGGAATGTTTATAGCAAGAGTTTCAAGGGGAAGAACAATTAGAGAGTTTGTTATTGGAGTTTTATTTGTACCAGTTGGATTTACTTTTATTTGGATGACTGTATTTGGAAATAGTGCTTTATATTCTATTATGAATGAAGGTTTTACTCTTTTATCAACTGCTGTTTCAGCTGATGTTTCAACAGCACTTTTTAAATTTTTACAACATTTCCCTTTTTCAAGTTTTGTATCAATTATTGCAATTGTTTTAGTTGTTACGTTTTTTGTTACATCATCTGATTCAGGTTCTTTAGTTGTAGATACAATAGCTTCAGGGGGAAGAGTAAATAATCCAGTTTGGCAAAGAATATTTTGGGCTGTAAGTCAAGGGGTAGTTGCAATTGCTCTTTTACTTGCAGGAGGACTTCAAGCCTTACAATCAGCATCAATAATCATGGCTTTACCTTTTGTTTTTGTTATGTTAATTGCTTGTTGGGGAATGTATAAGGCTTTAAGTTTAGAAAGTATTAGAAATGAGAGTTTACAGCATCATATGAATGCAGGTCGTCATGGAAAAATAAGTGGAACATGGCAAGCAAGATTAAGTAGAATAATAGAGTTTCCAAAAGTTGAAGAGACAAAAAGATTTATAAATGAAGATGTTATAAGTGCAATGAATTTAGTAAAAGATGAACTTTCTAAATATTCATGGAATGTTGAAGTTTCAAATGATAAGTTAAATGCAATCTCTATTATAAGAGTTGAACATTCTGATGATTTTGATTTTATTTATGAAGTTAGAGCAAAAAATTATGATACACCAAGTTATGCTTATCCTGAATCAGTAAATCCTACAAAAGCACAAAAAAAATATGCAAGAGCCGAAGTTTTTTTACAAGATGGAAATAAAGCTTATGATATTTATGGATATGATGAAGATGTGATAGCAACGGATATAATTGACCAGTTTGAAAAACATAGACACTTTTTAAATAATACTTCTAGTTTAAATCCAGTAGTACCAATTAATTAA
- a CDS encoding methyltransferase domain-containing protein, with translation MKKFTQETMFEIISYLEKELKEKDEILFEVLNPDIKIDIYAGEIYQIENEKFIYRSYKSWCDLAELFFCKMLIESLNKNIVVLKFQKLNRFDSFHNDTNDEKNEKYGEESTFFRINKNEEPAFLYSYMKALINVKIEEKKNILNLGINKADEFEVIKELLDEEIFKNISFTGIDYSSSAIEFAKKRFPSKNFNFYTHDINKLAELNLKKSDLIISIGTLQSSSLNFKLLFMDLVQNYLEEKGSIILGFPNCRWIDGEMIYGAKAPNYSYSEQSILYKDVYFCKKYLQQKKYRVTITGKNYLFLTATSIKQ, from the coding sequence ATGAAAAAATTTACCCAAGAAACAATGTTTGAGATAATTTCTTATTTAGAAAAAGAGTTAAAAGAAAAAGATGAGATTTTATTTGAAGTATTAAATCCAGATATAAAAATAGATATTTATGCAGGAGAAATTTATCAGATAGAAAATGAAAAATTTATTTATAGGTCTTATAAATCTTGGTGTGATTTAGCAGAATTGTTTTTTTGTAAGATGTTAATAGAGTCTTTAAATAAAAATATTGTAGTTTTGAAGTTCCAAAAACTAAATAGATTTGACTCTTTTCATAATGATACAAATGATGAGAAAAATGAAAAATATGGAGAAGAATCAACTTTTTTTAGGATAAATAAAAATGAAGAACCAGCTTTTTTATACTCTTATATGAAAGCTTTAATAAATGTAAAAATAGAAGAGAAAAAAAATATTTTGAATTTAGGAATAAATAAAGCCGATGAATTTGAAGTTATAAAAGAACTTTTAGATGAAGAAATTTTTAAAAATATCTCATTTACAGGAATTGATTATTCCTCAAGTGCTATAGAGTTTGCGAAAAAAAGATTTCCAAGTAAAAATTTTAATTTTTATACCCATGATATAAATAAATTAGCTGAGTTAAATTTAAAAAAATCCGATTTAATTATCTCTATTGGAACTTTGCAAAGTTCAAGTTTAAATTTTAAACTTTTATTTATGGATTTAGTTCAAAATTATTTAGAAGAAAAAGGTTCGATAATTTTAGGTTTTCCAAATTGTAGATGGATAGATGGAGAGATGATTTATGGTGCAAAAGCCCCAAACTACTCTTATAGTGAACAATCAATTTTATATAAAGATGTATATTTTTGTAAAAAATATTTACAACAAAAAAAATATAGAGTTACAATAACTGGAAAAAACTATCTATTTTTAACGGCTACATCTATAAAACAATAA
- a CDS encoding MFS transporter, whose protein sequence is MNENINTNSYIDKFTLNPVSSLFFAIGFLAIGYGMILTYVGVYLKDLGLNDAVIGLINASFFLGAIGSSIFSQKIISSVGHIRSFATFASLMVISFLLHALFFNEYLWAFLRFVSGFAFYALLIIIESWLNEKSSQTHRGKILAIYTIIFYLATALGQVFLNIKGDTTYIIFILGSVLILFSVLFISMTKIKEPILKPFEKYSFPKLYSVVPLALTGSFIGGFFVGGFFTMVPIYLMQKYSSIETVSVFMACSIIGGLISQWPIGLLSDKYGRRKIIAYSGFYIFFVSLFFLFSSLLDNYIYFLGIFLGFSIFSIYPLSLARANDVIDENKDIVEISRTLLFAYGLGSFIAPIILGIGLFYYLEFIFLIFAILGLFLGFYSLSKKRVADDDMSIFVNIPVASGSVVVELDPRQDLENEKEKNEK, encoded by the coding sequence ATGAATGAAAATATAAACACAAACTCGTATATAGATAAATTCACATTAAATCCAGTTTCATCTTTGTTTTTTGCTATAGGTTTTTTAGCAATAGGTTATGGAATGATTTTGACTTATGTGGGAGTTTATCTAAAAGATTTAGGTTTAAATGATGCAGTTATTGGTTTAATAAATGCTTCATTTTTTCTAGGCGCCATTGGCTCCTCAATATTTAGTCAAAAAATAATATCCTCCGTCGGGCATATAAGAAGTTTTGCAACTTTTGCTTCTTTGATGGTTATATCTTTTTTACTTCATGCACTCTTTTTTAATGAATACTTATGGGCATTTTTACGTTTTGTCTCTGGTTTTGCTTTTTATGCACTTTTAATAATCATCGAAAGTTGGTTAAATGAAAAAAGTAGCCAAACGCACAGAGGAAAAATACTTGCGATTTATACAATTATTTTTTATTTAGCTACTGCACTTGGACAAGTTTTTTTAAATATAAAAGGTGATACAACTTATATAATTTTTATATTAGGTTCAGTTTTAATCCTTTTTTCAGTCCTTTTTATCTCTATGACAAAAATAAAAGAACCAATTTTAAAACCTTTTGAAAAATATAGTTTTCCAAAACTTTATAGCGTAGTTCCACTAGCTCTTACAGGAAGTTTTATTGGTGGATTTTTTGTTGGTGGTTTTTTTACAATGGTGCCTATTTATTTGATGCAAAAATATTCATCAATTGAAACAGTATCTGTTTTTATGGCTTGTTCAATAATTGGAGGATTGATTTCACAATGGCCAATTGGACTTTTGTCTGATAAATATGGAAGAAGAAAAATTATAGCTTATAGTGGTTTTTATATCTTTTTTGTATCTTTATTTTTTTTATTTTCTTCTTTATTGGATAACTATATCTATTTTTTAGGAATTTTTCTTGGTTTCTCTATTTTTAGTATTTATCCTTTATCTCTTGCAAGGGCAAATGATGTAATTGATGAGAATAAAGATATAGTTGAAATAAGTAGGACATTACTTTTTGCTTATGGCTTAGGTTCTTTTATTGCTCCTATTATTTTAGGTATTGGACTTTTTTATTATTTGGAATTTATCTTTTTAATATTTGCTATTTTAGGACTATTTTTAGGTTTTTACTCTTTGTCAAAAAAACGAGTGGCAGATGATGATATGAGTATATTTGTAAATATTCCCGTAGCTTCAGGAAGTGTGGTTGTGGAGTTAGACCCACGACAAGATTTAGAAAATGAAAAGGAAAAAAATGAAAAATAA
- a CDS encoding glycosyltransferase family 2 protein, which yields MRYIILGLIMAGLFQVFFWITQDNRVSLSDDSFDKIESLSYSPYEGYDKKMLSYQQIENDVNMLVHFTNKVRTYAASEAEAILEVTSKTDMPIDLGLWLSGDLKENFKEVERAIKLLEKYPDNIANVIVGNETLLRADINEVELMAYIDFMREYTDKPITTAETWDVWERVPEIANHVDFLTIHILPYWEKIPIELFNSFVIEKYNVVKSIHPNKKIAIGETGWPSHGYNNRGAVPSLKNQAMAIRGFINLAKENGWTYNIIEAFDQQWKGYDEGNVGQYWGIFTSGRELKFSLNGDIELNQYWLYQMIAAIIIGALITLYGLRNQRLNLNHAIAYAIAAQGMAFGIVMAVIYPFTNYMNFGMWIMWGMGTFLMIPLVIITLAKANELFKCSIGTPPTRLVPLDLRSENAPFVSIHVPAYKEQPHVLEETLRALSRLKYPNYEVLVIINNTPEEFYWKPIEKLCEELGEKFVFMNITCSGFKAGALNAALEQTDKRAEIIAVIDADYVVESPWLVDLVPLFDDPKVAIVQAPQDHRDGDESIIKAAMNAEYAGFFDIGMIDRNEENAIVVHGTMVMVRLSAMMEVGGWGTDTIVEDSELGLRLFEAGYIAHYTNRRYGYGLLPDTVEAFKTQRHRWAYGAIQILKKHWKEFKPSSTKLTPNQKKKFVAGWFFWLSDAMGPVMAIMNIIWVPVIIFVGVTIPTIPLTIPIITAFLVNILHTFILYRMKVKTSIKNTILSSIASMSLQLIIFKAVYDGFVKDGLPFKRTQKGGKTAKKSANPIKHETILGVLLLASFFALIFTNKTGITEIYVFAATIFIQSIPYISAIIMRFLEVYSIKNNQKS from the coding sequence TTGAGATATATTATCTTAGGTCTTATTATGGCAGGATTATTCCAAGTATTCTTCTGGATTACGCAAGATAATCGTGTATCTTTATCTGACGACTCATTTGACAAAATTGAGTCACTTTCATATTCTCCATATGAGGGATATGACAAAAAAATGTTGTCATATCAACAAATCGAAAACGATGTTAATATGTTAGTACACTTTACTAACAAAGTTAGAACATATGCTGCATCAGAAGCAGAAGCTATTTTAGAAGTAACTTCTAAAACTGATATGCCTATTGATTTAGGACTTTGGTTAAGTGGTGACTTAAAAGAGAACTTCAAAGAAGTTGAAAGAGCTATTAAGTTATTAGAAAAATATCCTGACAATATTGCAAATGTAATAGTGGGAAATGAAACACTTTTAAGAGCTGATATAAATGAAGTTGAGCTTATGGCTTATATTGATTTTATGAGAGAATACACAGATAAACCAATCACAACAGCTGAAACTTGGGATGTTTGGGAAAGAGTTCCAGAAATTGCTAATCATGTTGATTTTTTAACAATTCACATCTTACCTTATTGGGAAAAAATTCCAATTGAACTATTTAACTCATTTGTAATTGAAAAGTACAATGTTGTAAAAAGTATCCATCCAAATAAAAAAATAGCGATTGGGGAGACTGGTTGGCCAAGTCATGGATATAATAATAGAGGTGCAGTTCCTAGTTTAAAAAATCAAGCTATGGCTATTAGAGGTTTCATAAATTTAGCAAAAGAAAATGGTTGGACTTATAATATAATCGAAGCTTTTGACCAACAATGGAAAGGTTATGATGAAGGTAATGTTGGACAATATTGGGGAATTTTTACATCTGGTAGAGAATTAAAATTCTCTCTAAATGGTGATATTGAATTAAATCAATATTGGTTATACCAAATGATTGCTGCAATTATAATTGGTGCTTTAATAACTCTTTATGGATTAAGAAATCAAAGATTAAACTTAAATCATGCTATTGCTTATGCAATTGCTGCACAAGGTATGGCATTTGGTATTGTTATGGCTGTAATTTATCCATTTACAAACTACATGAACTTTGGTATGTGGATAATGTGGGGAATGGGAACATTTTTAATGATTCCATTAGTAATTATTACATTAGCAAAAGCAAATGAACTATTTAAGTGTTCAATTGGAACTCCTCCAACTAGATTAGTTCCACTTGATTTAAGATCTGAAAATGCTCCATTTGTATCTATTCATGTTCCTGCATATAAAGAGCAACCTCATGTTTTAGAAGAGACTTTAAGAGCATTAAGTAGACTTAAATATCCAAATTATGAAGTTTTAGTTATTATTAATAATACTCCTGAAGAGTTCTATTGGAAACCAATTGAAAAACTATGTGAAGAGTTAGGTGAAAAATTTGTATTTATGAATATCACATGTTCAGGATTTAAAGCAGGTGCTTTAAATGCTGCACTTGAACAAACAGATAAAAGAGCTGAAATTATTGCTGTAATTGATGCAGATTATGTAGTTGAATCTCCATGGTTAGTTGATTTAGTTCCTTTATTTGATGACCCAAAAGTTGCTATTGTTCAAGCTCCACAAGACCATAGAGATGGTGATGAATCAATTATTAAAGCTGCTATGAATGCTGAATATGCTGGATTCTTTGATATTGGTATGATTGATAGAAATGAAGAGAATGCTATTGTTGTTCACGGAACTATGGTTATGGTAAGACTAAGTGCTATGATGGAAGTTGGTGGTTGGGGAACTGATACTATCGTTGAAGATAGTGAATTAGGTTTAAGACTATTTGAAGCAGGATATATCGCACACTATACAAATAGAAGATATGGTTATGGATTACTTCCTGATACTGTTGAAGCATTTAAAACGCAAAGACATAGATGGGCTTATGGAGCAATTCAAATTCTTAAAAAACACTGGAAAGAGTTTAAACCATCATCAACAAAATTAACTCCAAATCAAAAGAAAAAGTTTGTTGCAGGTTGGTTTTTCTGGTTAAGTGATGCTATGGGTCCAGTTATGGCTATTATGAATATTATTTGGGTTCCAGTTATTATTTTTGTTGGTGTAACAATTCCAACAATTCCATTAACTATTCCAATTATTACAGCGTTTTTAGTAAATATTTTACATACATTTATTTTATATAGAATGAAAGTAAAAACAAGTATTAAAAATACTATATTAAGTTCAATAGCTTCAATGAGTTTACAATTAATCATTTTCAAAGCAGTTTATGATGGATTTGTAAAAGATGGTTTACCATTTAAAAGAACTCAAAAAGGTGGGAAAACAGCTAAAAAAAGTGCTAATCCAATAAAACATGAAACAATTCTTGGAGTTTTATTATTAGCTTCTTTCTTTGCTTTAATTTTTACTAATAAAACTGGTATTACAGAAATCTATGTATTTGCTGCAACTATTTTTATCCAAAGTATTCCTTATATCTCAGCTATTATTATGAGATTCTTAGAAGTTTACTCTATCAAAAACAATCAGAAGTCATAA